A genomic stretch from Bacterioplanes sanyensis includes:
- a CDS encoding cold-shock protein produces MGKLLIRKLIVAVVAAALSAVVAVAAMTSLLSGLTLADGTALSYASFWSLPQAALLVVVFALLGFIVSFVSAQLMPSRRRRHRGSGTIVEEDVEDGRERGVVKWFNVKKGFGFITWDDGEDVFVHFRSIRGQGHRSLTEGQRVKFAVVRGQKGPQAEDVSAIR; encoded by the coding sequence ATGGGTAAGTTGTTGATTCGTAAGTTAATTGTTGCCGTGGTAGCGGCGGCACTGTCAGCGGTTGTGGCGGTGGCTGCCATGACATCATTGTTATCTGGTCTGACTTTGGCGGACGGTACGGCCTTGAGTTACGCCAGTTTCTGGTCGCTGCCGCAAGCGGCATTACTGGTGGTAGTCTTTGCCTTGCTGGGTTTTATTGTGAGTTTTGTTTCAGCTCAGCTGATGCCAAGTCGTCGCCGTCGTCATCGTGGCAGCGGCACCATCGTTGAAGAAGATGTTGAAGATGGGCGTGAGCGCGGCGTGGTGAAATGGTTTAACGTGAAAAAAGGTTTTGGCTTTATTACTTGGGACGACGGTGAGGACGTGTTTGTCCACTTTCGCTCCATTCGTGGCCAGGGTCACCGCTCATTGACCGAAGGGCAGCGAGTGAAGTTTGCGGTAGTGCGTGGTCAAAAAGGCCCGCAAGCCGAAGACGTCTCTGCCATTCGCTAA
- a CDS encoding inositol monophosphatase family protein, producing the protein MQPMVNLALRAARNAGQDLVRRLDRFDSYQSTDQEKAKFIADCTIGLEKGIIFELKKSYPEHNFQGRETGFNQGDAKQPTWQICVIDDIANFRVGIPSIAITLCCLNGGKAEHAVVVNPMNGDEFTASKGRGSQLNNRRIRCSQLHSLSDAIVGYTQPMSFNESAFEQRQRIQSLMSQGQELRNIGSNALSLAYTAADRFQAALLADVDEYSLQAGGLIAREAGCLLADIQGKPSLSSPANLIVSNPKLLRSLVSGSAE; encoded by the coding sequence ATGCAACCCATGGTGAACTTGGCGTTGCGCGCTGCGCGTAATGCCGGTCAAGACCTGGTCCGTCGCTTGGACCGTTTTGATTCGTACCAAAGCACGGATCAAGAAAAGGCGAAGTTTATTGCCGACTGCACCATCGGCCTGGAGAAGGGCATTATTTTCGAACTGAAAAAGTCCTACCCTGAGCACAACTTCCAAGGCCGTGAAACCGGCTTTAACCAGGGCGACGCCAAACAGCCGACCTGGCAAATCTGTGTTATCGATGACATTGCTAACTTTCGTGTGGGCATTCCGAGCATTGCCATCACCCTGTGCTGCTTAAATGGCGGCAAAGCCGAGCACGCCGTCGTCGTAAACCCTATGAACGGCGATGAGTTTACTGCCTCCAAAGGCCGCGGCAGCCAGTTAAACAACCGTCGTATCCGCTGCAGCCAACTGCACAGCCTGAGCGACGCCATTGTTGGCTACACCCAGCCCATGAGTTTCAACGAGTCAGCGTTTGAACAGCGCCAGCGCATTCAATCGCTCATGTCGCAAGGCCAAGAGCTGCGCAACATTGGCTCCAATGCGTTGTCGTTGGCGTACACCGCAGCCGACCGTTTCCAAGCCGCATTACTGGCCGATGTCGATGAATACTCGTTGCAAGCCGGTGGCTTGATCGCTCGCGAAGCAGGCTGTTTGTTAGCCGATATTCAAGGCAAACCTAGCCTAAGCTCGCCAGCTAACTTGATCGTCAGCAACCCGAAATTGCTGCGCTCATTGGTCAGCGGCAGCGCCGAATAA
- a CDS encoding RNA methyltransferase produces MDDAAIRAALAAIDVVMVETTHAGNLGAAARAMKNMGLSQLVLVNPQASIDDEAIARASRADDILHQARIVPSLTEALANASLVVGTSARSRHIPWPLLSPRELGARVASALPAGNRIALVFGRESNGLSNDELQLCHLHVHIPTDADYSSLNVAQAIQLLCYEMRLAVSGEELTSHQAWGVEWDYPLATHEQLDGMLRHLEQTLVDIDFLDPNTPKQLMTRLRRLYQRAAPDQMEINMLRGMLAQINKRLPPRSE; encoded by the coding sequence ATGGACGATGCTGCAATCCGGGCTGCGTTAGCCGCGATTGATGTGGTGATGGTTGAGACCACCCATGCCGGAAATCTGGGCGCTGCCGCCCGGGCGATGAAAAATATGGGTCTGAGCCAATTGGTGTTGGTGAACCCGCAAGCCAGTATTGATGATGAAGCCATTGCCCGCGCTTCCCGGGCGGACGATATTCTGCACCAAGCGCGAATCGTACCGAGCTTAACCGAGGCATTGGCCAATGCGTCCTTGGTAGTGGGCACCAGCGCACGCTCGCGCCACATCCCATGGCCATTGCTGTCGCCGCGAGAGCTGGGGGCGCGTGTCGCCAGCGCACTGCCGGCGGGCAATCGCATTGCATTGGTGTTTGGTCGTGAATCGAACGGTTTGAGTAACGACGAGCTGCAACTGTGTCACTTGCACGTGCATATTCCCACCGACGCTGACTATTCCTCGTTAAATGTGGCGCAAGCGATTCAGCTGCTGTGTTACGAGATGCGCCTAGCGGTGAGTGGGGAAGAGTTAACCAGTCATCAAGCCTGGGGGGTTGAGTGGGATTACCCGCTGGCCACCCACGAGCAATTGGATGGCATGTTGCGGCATTTGGAGCAAACCCTGGTTGATATTGACTTTCTTGACCCCAATACACCGAAACAACTGATGACCCGACTGCGGCGCTTGTACCAGCGTGCGGCGCCGGATCAGATGGAAATCAACATGCTGCGTGGCATGCTGGCACAAATTAATAAGCGCCTGCCGCCACGCTCGGAGTAA
- the cysE gene encoding serine O-acetyltransferase — protein MQLLREDIACVFERDPAARNTLEVITTYPGLHAIIHYRLANALWRRGFKWLARFLSAVSRWLTGIEIHPGATIGRRFFIDHGMGVVIGETAEIGDDCTLYHGVTLGGTSWNKGKRHPTLANGVVVGAGAKVLGPIQVADNARIGSNAVVTKDVPEAVTVVGIPGRIVRKASERAEQDDRRAEIARKIGFDAYGMTDEMPDPIARSIHNLMDHMGAVDQKIDTMCQALYNLGDRTCSEALPELAKEDFVSLVDADASEAGAASDKDVADSDTPEKTAEAATAADKQ, from the coding sequence ATCCAGCTGCTGCGTGAAGACATTGCTTGTGTCTTTGAGCGAGACCCTGCGGCGCGCAATACCCTGGAGGTGATTACCACCTACCCAGGGTTGCACGCCATCATTCACTACCGCTTGGCCAATGCGCTGTGGCGTCGCGGCTTTAAATGGCTAGCGCGCTTTTTGTCGGCGGTGAGCCGTTGGCTGACGGGCATCGAGATTCATCCCGGCGCTACGATTGGTCGACGCTTTTTTATTGACCATGGCATGGGGGTGGTGATTGGTGAGACTGCGGAAATCGGCGACGACTGCACCCTCTATCATGGCGTGACCCTTGGCGGTACCAGTTGGAATAAAGGCAAACGTCATCCCACCTTGGCCAACGGTGTCGTAGTAGGCGCTGGGGCAAAAGTGCTGGGGCCAATTCAAGTGGCCGACAACGCCCGCATCGGCTCAAACGCCGTGGTGACCAAGGACGTGCCTGAGGCTGTGACCGTGGTTGGCATTCCGGGGCGCATTGTGCGCAAAGCCAGCGAGCGGGCGGAGCAGGATGATCGTCGCGCCGAAATTGCGCGCAAGATCGGCTTTGATGCTTACGGCATGACCGATGAAATGCCAGACCCGATTGCTCGCTCGATCCACAACTTGATGGATCACATGGGCGCTGTCGATCAGAAAATCGATACCATGTGCCAAGCGCTTTACAATCTGGGTGATCGCACCTGCAGTGAGGCTTTGCCGGAGTTGGCAAAAGAAGACTTTGTCAGTTTGGTGGATGCCGATGCTAGCGAGGCAGGTGCTGCCAGCGACAAAGACGTTGCAGATAGCGACACCCCAGAGAAAACCGCCGAAGCGGCGACAGCGGCTGACAAACAGTAA
- the iscR gene encoding Fe-S cluster assembly transcriptional regulator IscR, translating to MRLTTKGRYAVTAMLDLAIHAQNGPVSLNDISGRQGISLSYLEQLFAKLRRNGLVASVRGPGGGYRLSRADTDIQVAEIVDAVNESMDATRCQRKGDCQSGQQCLTHHLWLDLSDQIHAFLSSISLNSLIQRREIQDTAARQEEQAASRIEALLREDEVAV from the coding sequence ATGCGCCTGACTACCAAAGGCCGTTATGCCGTGACTGCGATGCTCGACCTGGCTATTCATGCCCAAAACGGCCCTGTCAGCCTGAATGATATTTCAGGGCGGCAGGGCATTTCTTTGTCTTACCTAGAGCAGCTGTTTGCCAAGTTGCGACGCAACGGCTTGGTTGCTAGTGTCCGTGGTCCGGGTGGCGGTTACCGCTTGAGCCGTGCTGATACCGACATTCAGGTGGCGGAAATCGTCGATGCGGTGAATGAATCCATGGACGCAACGCGCTGTCAGCGCAAGGGCGATTGCCAAAGTGGGCAGCAGTGCTTGACCCATCATCTGTGGTTGGATTTGAGCGATCAGATTCACGCCTTTCTTAGCTCCATCAGTCTGAATAGCTTGATTCAGCGCCGCGAAATTCAAGATACCGCGGCCCGGCAAGAAGAGCAGGCCGCCAGTCGCATTGAGGCCTTGCTGCGAGAAGACGAAGTCGCTGTCTGA
- a CDS encoding aminotransferase class V-fold PLP-dependent enzyme, which produces MTPVYLDYAASAPVDPVVAEAMSACMTLEGNFGNPASRSHRFGWKAEQAVEKARGQVAQAIGAESREIVWTSGATESNNLAIKGVVEAALAKLAGPVHIITSAIEHKAVLDPCQWLARRPDVELTLLAPDADGLIRAEQVAQALRDNTVLVSLMSVNNELGTITDVAKVGRLLADHPAVFHVDAAQALGKLPVDVNQWQVDLLSLSAHKVYGPKGMGALYVRREPQPELQAQIHGGGHERGFRSGTLATHQIVGFGVAAELAIQQLEVDSGRIRELRDRLWQALQTLGGVFLNGHYESLSPNHLNVSFDAVDGEVLLASLAKIAVSSGSACNSASVAPSYVLKAIGRSDALAHAGIRFSVGRFTSSDDIDATIAEVQRVVRLLRGER; this is translated from the coding sequence ATGACGCCCGTCTATCTTGATTACGCCGCTTCCGCGCCGGTTGACCCTGTGGTGGCAGAAGCCATGTCCGCGTGTATGACGCTGGAAGGTAACTTTGGCAATCCGGCATCGCGCTCTCACCGTTTTGGTTGGAAAGCAGAGCAGGCGGTTGAAAAAGCGCGCGGGCAAGTGGCGCAGGCGATTGGTGCAGAGTCACGTGAAATCGTCTGGACGTCGGGTGCAACAGAAAGCAACAACTTGGCCATTAAGGGGGTTGTTGAAGCGGCGTTGGCCAAGCTGGCAGGTCCTGTGCACATCATTACCTCGGCCATCGAGCACAAAGCGGTACTCGATCCTTGTCAGTGGCTGGCACGGCGCCCTGACGTTGAACTGACCTTGTTGGCTCCCGATGCCGATGGCCTGATTCGCGCCGAGCAGGTGGCACAGGCACTGCGTGATAACACTGTGCTGGTGAGCCTGATGTCGGTGAATAATGAACTCGGCACCATTACCGATGTGGCAAAAGTCGGGCGCTTGCTGGCGGATCATCCGGCGGTTTTTCATGTCGACGCGGCGCAGGCGTTGGGCAAGTTACCGGTGGATGTGAATCAGTGGCAGGTGGATTTGCTGTCTCTATCCGCGCATAAGGTGTACGGCCCCAAAGGCATGGGCGCGCTGTATGTTCGCCGCGAGCCGCAACCCGAGCTGCAGGCACAGATTCATGGTGGCGGTCATGAGCGCGGTTTTCGCTCCGGCACGTTGGCAACGCATCAGATCGTCGGCTTTGGTGTTGCCGCTGAGTTGGCCATTCAGCAGCTAGAGGTCGACAGCGGGCGCATTCGTGAACTGCGCGATCGTCTCTGGCAGGCGCTGCAGACCTTAGGTGGTGTGTTTTTGAATGGCCATTATGAGTCCCTCAGTCCAAATCACTTAAATGTGTCTTTCGACGCGGTTGATGGCGAGGTGCTGCTGGCGTCGTTGGCCAAAATTGCTGTGTCATCTGGTTCTGCGTGTAACTCGGCCAGCGTGGCGCCGTCTTACGTATTGAAGGCCATTGGCCGCAGTGATGCCCTAGCTCATGCGGGAATTCGCTTTTCGGTGGGACGCTTTACCAGTAGTGACGATATCGATGCAACCATTGCTGAGGTACAACGCGTGGTGCGCTTGTTGCGCGGTGAGCGCTGA
- the ndk gene encoding nucleoside-diphosphate kinase: protein MAVERTLSIIKPDAVGKNVIGEIVTRFEKAGLNVVAMKMLHLDDDKAGGFYAEHKERPFFGDLVSFMTSGPVVVQVLEGEDAIAKNRELMGATNPQEAAAGTIRADFAQSIDANAVHGSDSAESAAREVDYFFAADEICPR from the coding sequence ATGGCTGTAGAGCGCACCCTGTCCATCATCAAACCAGATGCGGTAGGCAAAAACGTGATCGGTGAGATCGTTACTCGTTTCGAGAAAGCGGGCCTGAACGTGGTCGCTATGAAAATGCTGCACCTGGACGATGACAAGGCAGGCGGTTTCTACGCGGAACACAAAGAGCGTCCATTCTTCGGTGACCTGGTGTCTTTCATGACGTCTGGTCCAGTGGTTGTACAAGTACTGGAAGGCGAAGACGCGATTGCTAAAAACCGTGAGCTGATGGGTGCTACTAACCCACAAGAAGCGGCTGCTGGCACCATCCGTGCTGACTTCGCTCAGAGCATTGATGCCAATGCGGTACACGGCTCTGATTCAGCTGAATCAGCAGCACGTGAAGTTGACTACTTCTTTGCAGCAGACGAAATCTGCCCACGCTAA
- the rlmN gene encoding 23S rRNA (adenine(2503)-C(2))-methyltransferase RlmN, which yields MTSTPAEKINLLGLSPEKMVEFFEGLGEKRFRAQQMLKWIHQLGESDFNNMTNMSKVLRAKLDEVCEIRLPEVIYHDVSSDGTRKWVMRMDGGSAIETVYIPEKERGTLCVSSQIGCALDCSFCSTGKQGFNRDLSVAEIIGQVYVAAMSFHGDGERRTGKITNVVMMGMGEPLLNYDNVVDAMRLMMDDFCYGLSKRRVTLSTSGVVPMMDKLGDDIDVSLAVSLHAPNDELRNELVPINKKYPLEQLIAATNRYLQKLPDRRKATIEYTLMEGVNDELQHAKELAELMRQVPCKINLIPFNPFPNSGYKRPSNSRVYRFRDYLINAGHVVTIRSTRGDDIDAACGQLVGRVADRTRRSERYIKAVQLDQSTGLQ from the coding sequence ATGACATCTACCCCCGCCGAAAAAATCAATCTGCTAGGCCTGTCGCCAGAAAAAATGGTCGAGTTTTTTGAGGGCCTGGGAGAAAAGCGCTTTCGTGCCCAGCAAATGCTGAAGTGGATCCATCAACTCGGTGAGTCGGACTTCAACAACATGACCAATATGAGCAAAGTGCTGCGCGCAAAATTGGACGAAGTGTGTGAGATTCGCTTACCAGAAGTGATCTATCACGACGTCTCCAGCGACGGTACACGCAAATGGGTCATGCGTATGGATGGCGGCAGTGCCATCGAAACTGTGTACATTCCAGAAAAAGAACGCGGTACCTTGTGTGTCAGCTCGCAAATCGGCTGTGCATTGGACTGCAGTTTTTGTTCGACCGGTAAACAAGGCTTTAATCGCGACCTGAGCGTTGCTGAAATCATCGGCCAAGTGTATGTGGCGGCGATGAGTTTTCACGGCGATGGCGAACGTCGCACCGGCAAGATCACCAATGTGGTGATGATGGGCATGGGTGAACCATTGCTCAATTACGACAACGTCGTCGATGCCATGCGCCTGATGATGGACGACTTTTGCTACGGCCTGTCCAAACGCCGCGTTACCTTGAGTACCTCTGGTGTGGTGCCGATGATGGACAAGCTGGGTGACGATATTGATGTCTCGTTAGCGGTTTCTCTGCACGCGCCCAATGACGAATTACGCAATGAGCTGGTGCCGATTAATAAGAAGTATCCGCTCGAACAGTTGATCGCGGCGACCAATCGTTATCTGCAAAAATTGCCCGATCGGCGCAAGGCCACCATCGAATACACCCTGATGGAAGGTGTTAACGATGAATTGCAGCACGCCAAAGAACTGGCCGAACTGATGCGCCAGGTGCCGTGCAAAATCAACCTGATTCCATTCAATCCGTTTCCGAATTCAGGCTATAAGCGCCCGAGTAATAGTCGCGTCTACCGCTTCCGCGATTATCTGATCAATGCGGGCCACGTGGTGACGATTCGCAGTACGCGCGGCGACGACATCGATGCCGCTTGCGGCCAATTGGTCGGCCGTGTGGCTGACCGTACCCGCCGCAGCGAGCGCTACATTAAAGCCGTGCAGCTGGATCAATCGACAGGATTACAGTGA
- the pilW gene encoding type IV pilus biogenesis/stability protein PilW yields MTVFSTLRNAALCVFAMAWLSGCVTVTESRFSAKASPDKAVENYTQLGVGYLQRGRPDWARQRLTKALEIDPNNAPANDAMGLVWQSEGEDDLAEEYFRKALANDSEFTQARHHLGRLFMQQGRFDDAGNYLQRAVDDRYYDNRVSAFNDLALNTFRGGDRAGAIDVYMRALRLAPYNVNALVNVSTLLFEEQRFEESQRYFDRFDRLVQRDQTDHTAHSLWLGVKLATISQQTQRAATFASDLKARFAQSQEYRLYQESLQGAGS; encoded by the coding sequence ATGACAGTGTTTTCAACGTTGCGCAATGCCGCCCTGTGTGTGTTTGCCATGGCCTGGTTGTCTGGCTGTGTCACCGTGACCGAAAGCCGCTTCAGCGCCAAAGCCTCGCCCGACAAAGCGGTCGAGAACTACACCCAGTTGGGCGTGGGTTATTTACAACGTGGCCGTCCAGACTGGGCGCGACAGCGGCTGACCAAAGCACTGGAAATTGATCCGAATAATGCTCCAGCCAACGATGCTATGGGCTTGGTGTGGCAATCCGAAGGTGAAGACGATTTGGCGGAGGAATACTTCCGCAAAGCACTGGCGAATGACTCCGAGTTTACCCAAGCGCGTCACCATCTTGGCCGACTGTTTATGCAACAGGGGCGCTTTGACGACGCCGGTAACTACTTGCAGCGAGCAGTGGATGATCGTTATTACGACAACCGCGTATCCGCCTTTAATGACCTGGCGTTAAATACCTTCCGTGGCGGTGATCGTGCTGGTGCGATTGATGTTTATATGCGCGCATTGCGCCTAGCGCCTTACAACGTGAACGCCTTGGTGAATGTTTCGACCTTGCTGTTTGAAGAACAACGCTTTGAGGAATCGCAGCGCTATTTTGATCGTTTTGATCGTCTGGTGCAGCGCGATCAAACGGATCACACGGCGCACAGTTTATGGTTAGGGGTGAAGCTGGCCACTATTAGTCAGCAAACTCAGCGTGCGGCGACCTTTGCTTCCGATCTGAAAGCGCGTTTTGCACAGTCACAAGAATACCGCTTGTATCAAGAGTCATTGCAAGGAGCAGGCAGTTAA
- the ispG gene encoding flavodoxin-dependent (E)-4-hydroxy-3-methylbut-2-enyl-diphosphate synthase: MHFDNPIQRRKSRQIHVGNVPVGGDAPIAVQTMTNTDTLDVDGTVAQIRKVVDAGADIVRVSVPTMDAADAFGKIRAQVEVPLVADIHFDYRIALKVADLGVDCLRINPGNIGREDRVQAVVDAARHNGIPIRIGVNAGSLEKDLQKKYGEPTPDALVESAMRHIDILDRLNFPDFKLSLKASDIFMTVAAYRKIASQIEQPLHLGITEAGGLRGGTVKSSIGLGLLLWDGIGDTIRISLAADPVEEVKVGWDMLKSLKLRSRGINFIACPSCSRQNFDVIKTMNELEQRVEDIRTDMDVSVIGCVVNGPGEAKETDVGLAGGQPNLIYIDGKPAQKLTNDNLVDDLEQLIRQRAAELEQQRKDLIASDV, encoded by the coding sequence ATGCACTTTGACAATCCCATTCAGCGTCGCAAAAGCCGTCAGATTCACGTCGGCAATGTGCCGGTCGGTGGCGATGCGCCCATCGCCGTGCAAACCATGACCAATACCGACACCCTGGATGTTGATGGCACGGTGGCACAAATTCGCAAGGTGGTGGATGCGGGCGCTGATATCGTGCGTGTGTCCGTACCGACCATGGATGCTGCTGATGCCTTCGGAAAAATTCGAGCGCAAGTGGAAGTACCGCTGGTGGCGGATATTCATTTTGACTATCGCATCGCGCTAAAAGTCGCTGACTTGGGCGTGGATTGCCTGCGTATTAATCCGGGCAATATTGGGCGTGAAGATCGCGTGCAAGCGGTGGTGGATGCCGCGCGTCACAATGGCATCCCGATTCGAATTGGCGTCAATGCCGGTTCGTTGGAAAAAGATCTGCAAAAAAAATACGGCGAGCCGACCCCCGATGCGCTGGTTGAATCGGCCATGCGCCATATCGATATTCTCGACCGGCTGAATTTTCCTGACTTTAAGCTCAGCTTAAAAGCGTCAGATATTTTTATGACGGTGGCGGCGTATCGCAAAATCGCCAGTCAAATAGAGCAGCCGCTGCATTTGGGCATTACCGAAGCCGGCGGTTTGCGCGGCGGTACGGTGAAATCTTCGATTGGCTTAGGGTTGTTATTGTGGGACGGCATTGGCGATACCATTCGTATTTCATTGGCCGCTGACCCGGTGGAAGAAGTGAAAGTCGGCTGGGATATGCTGAAATCGCTTAAGCTGCGCTCGCGCGGCATTAACTTTATTGCCTGCCCAAGCTGCTCACGACAAAATTTTGATGTCATCAAAACCATGAACGAGCTGGAGCAGCGGGTTGAAGACATTCGCACCGATATGGACGTTTCTGTCATTGGTTGTGTGGTGAATGGCCCAGGTGAAGCCAAAGAAACCGACGTTGGCTTGGCCGGTGGTCAGCCCAACCTGATTTATATTGACGGCAAACCGGCGCAGAAACTCACCAATGATAATTTGGTCGATGATCTGGAGCAGCTGATTCGTCAGCGTGCCGCCGAGCTAGAACAACAACGCAAAGATTTGATCGCCAGCGACGTGTAA
- the hisS gene encoding histidine--tRNA ligase: MSKKIQAIRGMNDILPSQSPVWQYLEGTVAELLAAYGYGEIRMPIVEPTNLFKRSIGEVTDIVEKEMYTFDDRNGDSLTLRPEGTAGCVRACEEHGLLYNQTQRVWYTGPMFRYERPQKGRYRQFYQIGVETFGIATPDIDAEVILLTARLWQQLGLSDSVTLQLNSLGSNEARAHYRQALVDYLTANKELLDEDSLRRLDSNPLRVLDSKNPAMQEMLAGAPSLFDYLDDDSREHFEQLRRILDAAGVQYEINPRLVRGLDYYCKTVFEWVTDELGAQGTVCAGGRYDGLVEQLGGKATPAVGFAMGVERLILLLESLQRVPAEVYQAVDVYVCAVGDNTDIAAMLLSDHVRNEQNWLRVQTHCGGGSFKSQMKKADKSGARFALLLGEDEVAQQLVSVKDLRGELEQVQMPQQNVAAWLAQYIN; this comes from the coding sequence ATGAGTAAAAAAATCCAGGCCATTCGTGGCATGAATGATATCTTGCCGAGCCAGTCTCCGGTTTGGCAATACCTCGAAGGCACCGTCGCGGAATTGTTGGCGGCGTATGGCTATGGCGAAATTCGCATGCCGATTGTGGAGCCAACCAATCTGTTTAAACGCTCCATTGGTGAAGTGACCGACATCGTCGAAAAAGAAATGTACACCTTTGACGATCGCAATGGTGACAGCCTGACTCTGCGTCCAGAAGGCACAGCTGGGTGCGTGCGCGCTTGTGAAGAACACGGTTTGCTCTACAACCAAACGCAACGAGTTTGGTACACCGGCCCGATGTTCCGTTACGAGCGACCACAAAAGGGTCGTTACCGTCAGTTTTATCAAATCGGTGTGGAAACCTTTGGTATCGCCACCCCTGATATCGACGCAGAGGTCATCTTGCTGACCGCACGTTTATGGCAGCAACTGGGCTTGTCTGACAGCGTGACGTTGCAGCTCAATAGCCTCGGCAGTAACGAAGCACGAGCGCACTACCGTCAAGCCTTGGTTGATTATCTAACAGCCAACAAAGAGCTGCTGGACGAAGACAGCCTACGCCGCTTAGACAGCAACCCATTGCGTGTACTCGACAGTAAAAATCCTGCGATGCAAGAGATGCTGGCAGGCGCACCAAGCTTGTTCGATTATCTCGACGATGACAGTCGTGAACACTTTGAGCAGCTGCGTCGCATCTTGGACGCCGCTGGTGTGCAGTATGAGATTAACCCTCGTTTGGTTCGCGGCCTGGATTATTACTGCAAAACCGTATTCGAGTGGGTGACCGATGAACTTGGCGCACAAGGCACTGTCTGTGCTGGTGGTCGCTACGACGGCTTGGTCGAGCAATTGGGTGGTAAAGCCACCCCCGCCGTTGGTTTTGCCATGGGCGTTGAGCGCTTGATTCTGCTGCTGGAAAGTTTGCAGCGGGTGCCGGCCGAGGTCTACCAAGCGGTGGATGTTTACGTCTGTGCGGTCGGCGACAACACAGACATTGCTGCCATGTTACTGTCGGACCATGTTCGTAATGAACAGAACTGGCTGCGAGTGCAGACACACTGCGGCGGTGGCAGCTTTAAGTCACAAATGAAAAAAGCCGATAAAAGCGGCGCACGCTTTGCCTTACTGCTGGGCGAAGACGAAGTCGCTCAGCAGCTGGTCAGCGTAAAAGACTTGCGCGGTGAGCTGGAGCAGGTACAAATGCCACAACAAAATGTGGCAGCCTGGCTGGCACAGTATATTAATTGA
- a CDS encoding YfgM family protein has product MSDMRTEEEQVEALKKWWDENGKSLVASVVIVAAGWFGWDSYQSNQQATAEAASQVYSQLVEQAALPAAEQTDGTRADMQQLAERLVNDFDGTAYAQFGNLFIARLASDGGDFDSAAAALKNVVETADNGPIKYTAQARLALVLTELERFDEALASIATVPDPAYQVQFEEARGDIYWRQGNTADALAAYQKALQAAQDNGAGAQLLQRKIDHLASTGEV; this is encoded by the coding sequence ATGAGTGACATGCGCACAGAAGAAGAACAGGTAGAAGCGCTGAAAAAGTGGTGGGACGAAAACGGCAAAAGCCTGGTGGCGTCTGTCGTGATTGTTGCCGCCGGTTGGTTTGGCTGGGACAGCTACCAGAGCAATCAGCAAGCGACGGCCGAAGCAGCCTCGCAGGTGTATTCACAGTTGGTGGAGCAGGCCGCTTTGCCTGCAGCGGAGCAAACCGACGGCACGCGTGCAGATATGCAACAGTTGGCAGAGCGCTTGGTGAATGATTTTGATGGCACAGCGTATGCGCAGTTCGGTAATTTGTTTATTGCGCGTTTAGCCTCCGATGGTGGTGATTTTGACAGCGCTGCTGCGGCATTAAAGAACGTTGTTGAGACAGCCGACAACGGCCCGATCAAATACACCGCACAAGCTCGCTTGGCCTTGGTACTGACTGAGCTGGAGCGCTTTGATGAAGCCTTGGCCAGCATTGCTACCGTGCCTGACCCTGCGTATCAGGTGCAGTTTGAAGAAGCCCGTGGTGATATTTACTGGCGTCAGGGCAATACCGCGGATGCTCTAGCGGCTTATCAAAAAGCACTGCAAGCAGCGCAGGACAATGGCGCTGGCGCGCAGTTACTGCAACGCAAGATTGACCATCTGGCGTCCACTGGAGAAGTGTAA